From Shewanella yunxiaonensis, the proteins below share one genomic window:
- a CDS encoding glutathione S-transferase family protein, translated as MAVFKLYGDAQSGNCYKVQLLCSLLHLDYQWQAVNILAGDTRVASFLEKNPNGKIPLLELSDGRTLSESNAIINYLAYGSALLPAEPFALAKVQQWQFFEQYSHEPYIAVARFIAKYLGLPAERRSEYDAKQKGGHKALAVMQQQLQCTPFIAGDNLTTADISLFAYTHVADEGGFSLEHYPAIDAWLDRIKALPDFIPLGS; from the coding sequence ATGGCGGTTTTCAAACTCTATGGCGATGCGCAATCCGGCAACTGTTATAAAGTGCAGTTGTTGTGTTCGTTGTTGCACCTTGATTACCAATGGCAAGCGGTCAATATTCTTGCTGGTGATACGCGGGTTGCGTCGTTTCTTGAGAAAAATCCTAACGGAAAAATTCCGTTGCTGGAGCTTAGCGATGGCCGCACGTTGTCCGAGTCAAATGCCATCATTAATTATCTGGCTTACGGCTCTGCTTTGTTGCCCGCTGAGCCGTTTGCGCTGGCCAAAGTGCAGCAGTGGCAGTTCTTTGAACAATACAGCCACGAGCCTTATATTGCGGTGGCGCGCTTTATCGCGAAATATCTTGGTTTGCCGGCTGAACGTCGCAGCGAATATGATGCCAAGCAAAAAGGCGGTCATAAGGCGCTGGCAGTGATGCAGCAGCAGTTGCAGTGCACGCCGTTTATTGCGGGCGATAATCTGACCACGGCCGATATCAGTTTGTTTGCCTATACACATGTGGCAGATGAGGGTGGTTTCTCTCTGGAACACTATCCAGCCATCGATGCCTGGCTCGACCGGATCAAAGCGTTGCCTGATTTTATCCCATTAGGTTCATAG
- a CDS encoding fumarate reductase iron-sulfur subunit, translated as MSRSLTFRIFRFDPQLPGDTPKMVDYQLDETPGMTVFIALNRLRAEQDPSLQFDFVCRAGICGSCAMVINGFPTLACRTLTAKYRDAVITLMPLPGFELIGDLSVNTGKFMRELAERLKLWLHPQPQQADIHHLEAPMDPDEAAKLYELERCVECGVCVSACATAQMRDTFVGAVGMMKIARFELDSRDARTVDDFYHVIGSQDGVFGCMTLLGCQDNCPKDLPHMQQIAYLRRKMAGTLIASSKM; from the coding sequence ATGAGCCGTAGTCTGACTTTCAGGATCTTTCGTTTCGATCCGCAACTGCCGGGTGATACCCCTAAAATGGTGGACTATCAGTTAGATGAAACGCCAGGAATGACCGTGTTTATCGCGCTGAATCGGCTGCGGGCAGAACAGGATCCGTCATTGCAGTTTGATTTTGTCTGCCGCGCCGGTATTTGTGGCAGCTGCGCCATGGTGATAAACGGTTTTCCGACTTTGGCTTGCCGTACGCTCACGGCTAAATACCGTGACGCCGTGATCACGTTGATGCCATTACCCGGCTTTGAACTTATCGGCGACTTGTCGGTAAATACCGGTAAATTCATGCGTGAACTGGCGGAGCGTTTGAAGTTGTGGCTGCATCCTCAGCCGCAACAGGCAGACATTCATCATTTGGAAGCCCCGATGGACCCGGACGAAGCGGCCAAGCTTTACGAGCTTGAACGCTGTGTGGAGTGTGGCGTGTGTGTTTCTGCCTGTGCTACCGCGCAGATGCGTGACACCTTTGTCGGTGCGGTGGGAATGATGAAAATTGCCCGCTTTGAACTGGATAGCCGCGATGCCCGTACCGTAGATGATTTCTACCATGTGATTGGCTCGCAAGATGGGGTATTTGGCTGCATGACGTTGCTGGGCTGTCAGGACAACTGTCCGAAAGATCTGCCGCACATGCAGCAGATCGCCTATCTGCGTCGCAAAATGGCCGGAACATTGATAGCCAGTTCCAAGATGTAA
- a CDS encoding phosphoribosylaminoimidazolesuccinocarboxamide synthase, translating into MGLADSVLAVNNDLPIRTDKPVHSGKVRSVYWLTEADSARLIREQGYDVPADTPLAIMVISDRISAFDCIFHGEGGLKGIPGKGAALNAISNHWFSLFKQHGLADSHILDIPHPLVWIVQKARPIKVEAIIRQYITGSMWRAYEKGEREFCGITLPEGLQKDQKLPELLLTPSTKGILKGIPGVPEQDDVNISRADLEANWQAFGFEKPEDIDLYEQLLKQGFAVISQALANIDQIFVDTKFEFGYVTDKNGQSKLIYMDEVGTPDSSRIWDGAAYREGKILENSKEGFRQFLLHHFPDPDILLNKKRMPEREALARDNDLPLDSMMAVSKTYTGVAEKVTGQPITLSENPKAEIIAILKSRYGLVD; encoded by the coding sequence ATGGGTCTTGCTGATTCCGTTTTAGCCGTTAATAACGACTTGCCTATCCGTACCGACAAGCCAGTTCATAGTGGAAAAGTCCGTAGTGTTTATTGGTTAACAGAGGCCGACAGCGCCCGGTTGATCCGTGAGCAAGGTTACGATGTGCCAGCCGATACCCCACTGGCAATCATGGTGATCAGTGACCGTATCTCTGCCTTCGACTGTATTTTTCATGGCGAAGGTGGCTTGAAGGGTATCCCCGGTAAGGGCGCTGCACTGAATGCTATCTCTAATCACTGGTTTAGTCTGTTCAAGCAACATGGGCTGGCTGATAGCCACATTCTGGATATCCCCCATCCACTGGTGTGGATTGTACAAAAAGCCCGCCCGATTAAAGTCGAAGCGATTATTCGTCAATACATTACCGGCTCAATGTGGCGCGCTTATGAAAAAGGCGAGCGGGAATTCTGCGGCATCACCCTGCCGGAAGGTCTGCAAAAAGATCAAAAATTGCCAGAACTGCTGCTGACGCCATCCACGAAAGGCATTCTTAAAGGTATTCCCGGCGTGCCGGAACAGGATGATGTCAACATCAGCCGCGCCGACTTAGAAGCCAACTGGCAGGCATTTGGTTTTGAAAAACCTGAAGATATTGACCTGTACGAGCAACTGCTGAAACAAGGTTTTGCGGTAATCTCCCAAGCGTTGGCCAACATCGATCAGATCTTTGTTGATACCAAATTTGAGTTTGGCTATGTCACCGACAAAAACGGCCAGTCCAAACTGATCTATATGGATGAAGTCGGCACCCCAGATTCCTCACGCATTTGGGATGGAGCTGCCTATCGTGAAGGCAAGATCCTGGAAAACTCCAAAGAAGGCTTCCGGCAATTCCTGCTGCACCACTTCCCGGACCCCGATATTTTGCTGAATAAGAAACGGATGCCGGAACGTGAGGCCTTAGCGCGTGATAACGATCTGCCGCTGGACTCAATGATGGCGGTTTCTAAAACCTATACGGGCGTTGCGGAAAAAGTCACTGGTCAGCCGATCACTCTGTCAGAAAATCCTAAAGCTGAGATTATCGCGATCCTTAAAAGTCGCTACGGCTTGGTCGATTGA
- the ubiA gene encoding 4-hydroxybenzoate octaprenyltransferase, with the protein MNLREKFDAYARLARIDRPIGTFLLLWPCLMALWLAAGGLPDVKVLVIFILGVFIMRACGCIINDYADRHLDTHVERTKLRPLASGEVTVKEALLLFVVLGLVAFCLVLMLNPLVVKLSYIGMVLTVIYPFTKRFTNMPQMFLGIVWSWSIPMAYAAQTGEVPAEAWWLFAANWFWTIAYDTMYAMVDRDDDLKVGIKSTAILFGKYDRQIIGLFQLAALTCFMTAGFVADRGLMYLVGLLAFIGFSLYQQRLIFGRERAPCLKAFLNNNWAGMALFLALGMDYLMGVTI; encoded by the coding sequence ATGAATCTTAGGGAAAAATTCGACGCATATGCGCGTCTTGCTCGTATTGACCGTCCAATTGGAACCTTTCTGCTGTTGTGGCCCTGCCTGATGGCCTTGTGGCTGGCGGCGGGAGGATTACCTGACGTAAAAGTTCTGGTGATCTTTATCCTTGGCGTGTTCATCATGCGTGCCTGTGGTTGCATTATCAATGATTATGCTGATCGCCATCTAGATACTCACGTGGAACGCACCAAATTACGGCCATTGGCCAGCGGCGAAGTCACCGTTAAAGAAGCGTTGCTACTGTTTGTGGTGCTAGGGCTGGTAGCGTTTTGCTTGGTATTGATGTTGAATCCGCTGGTCGTGAAACTGTCCTATATCGGTATGGTACTCACGGTCATTTATCCGTTCACTAAACGTTTTACCAACATGCCGCAGATGTTTCTCGGCATCGTCTGGAGCTGGTCAATCCCAATGGCCTATGCGGCTCAGACTGGCGAGGTACCTGCTGAAGCCTGGTGGTTGTTTGCCGCCAACTGGTTCTGGACTATCGCCTACGACACCATGTATGCCATGGTAGATCGTGACGATGACCTGAAAGTCGGTATCAAATCCACGGCCATTCTGTTTGGTAAATATGATCGGCAAATCATCGGCTTATTTCAGCTGGCGGCGTTAACCTGCTTTATGACCGCCGGGTTCGTAGCAGATCGCGGCCTGATGTATCTGGTTGGCTTGCTGGCATTTATCGGTTTCAGTCTGTACCAGCAACGGCTGATTTTTGGTCGTGAACGCGCGCCGTGTCTGAAAGCCTTTTTGAACAACAACTGGGCCGGGATGGCGTTGTTTCTGGCACTAGGCATGGATTACCTGATGGGCGTGACCATCTAA
- a CDS encoding adenosylhomocysteinase, translating to MYQDFAAELAWASLHMTRTRAAVAALPDLHGVRLACNMHLDLKMAPLVAGLLDKGAEVFLTTCNPTTVQDDVVKYLVDKGATAHAWRDMSDADWSDSFDKALAWEPTHLCEMGADLTTRLHQSATGPKIVAGLEATGSGINRLGGVHPRYPIFNWDDLPVKEGLHNRHMVGLTAWHTFFQTTHLTLHEKTVIVIGYGLVGQGVAAAAKAYGGQVQVAELNPARALQAKYDGWPVVDLADAVTQADVIATATGAYGVLSAKHLKAMKDGAFILNVGHVSQEIDVLFLKQQASHSLPMPYVDAYEFDGKTLYLLADGSMFNLTAGYGDSLNAFDVTLAVMAAGIGHIVGAGGSHEAGLYLLPESAWMPVL from the coding sequence ATGTACCAAGATTTTGCCGCAGAGTTGGCTTGGGCCAGTCTGCATATGACCCGTACCCGCGCAGCCGTGGCTGCTTTACCGGATCTGCACGGCGTCAGACTCGCCTGTAACATGCACCTCGATTTGAAAATGGCACCGCTGGTGGCCGGACTGCTCGATAAAGGTGCCGAGGTATTTCTGACTACCTGTAACCCGACAACCGTGCAGGACGATGTCGTGAAATATCTGGTGGATAAAGGTGCTACTGCTCATGCCTGGCGTGACATGAGCGATGCTGACTGGTCGGATTCTTTTGATAAAGCACTGGCGTGGGAGCCCACCCACTTGTGTGAGATGGGCGCTGACCTTACGACGCGTCTGCATCAGTCGGCTACCGGCCCGAAAATTGTGGCCGGGCTGGAAGCCACCGGTTCCGGTATTAACCGCCTTGGCGGTGTGCATCCGCGTTATCCGATTTTTAACTGGGACGATCTGCCCGTGAAAGAAGGGCTGCACAATCGTCACATGGTTGGGCTTACTGCTTGGCATACTTTCTTCCAGACCACGCATCTCACCTTGCATGAAAAAACCGTTATCGTCATCGGTTATGGCTTGGTGGGACAAGGCGTAGCCGCGGCAGCAAAAGCCTATGGTGGCCAGGTGCAGGTGGCAGAACTGAATCCGGCGAGAGCGCTGCAAGCCAAATATGATGGCTGGCCGGTGGTGGACTTGGCGGACGCCGTGACGCAGGCCGATGTGATTGCCACGGCTACCGGTGCCTACGGCGTCTTGAGTGCCAAGCATCTGAAAGCGATGAAAGATGGGGCGTTTATCCTTAACGTGGGCCATGTCTCCCAGGAAATTGATGTGCTGTTCCTGAAACAACAGGCCAGCCACAGTTTGCCGATGCCTTACGTCGATGCCTATGAATTTGATGGCAAAACCTTGTATCTGCTGGCGGATGGTTCGATGTTTAACCTGACTGCCGGATATGGTGATAGCCTCAATGCATTTGATGTAACGTTGGCGGTGATGGCGGCTGGCATCGGCCACATTGTTGGCGCAGGGGGTTCGCACGAAGCCGGCCTGTATTTGTTACCAGAATCTGCCTGGATGCCAGTTCTGTAA
- the uvrD gene encoding DNA helicase II — MDVSYLLDGLNDRQREAVAASQSSMLVLAGAGSGKTRVLTHRIAWLMQVENQSPYSIMAVTFTNKAATEMRERVERLIGHNMNRMWIGTFHGLAHRLLRTHWQEANLPQNFQILDGEDQHRLIKRIIKSLNLDEKQYPPRMVQGYINGKKDEGLRPSAIDAGPFPLEQKLLELYRVYQESCDRAGLVDFAEILLRAHELWLNKPHLLAHYQERFRNILVDEFQDTNAIQYAWIRLLAGNTGHVMIVGDDDQSIYGWRGAQVENLHRFLKDFPNAETIRLEQNYRSTGNILKAANELIANNPGRLGKDLWTEDAEGEPISVYCAFNELDEARFIVGRIADWQEKGGNLADCAILYRSNAQSRVLEEALLHKGLAYRIYGGLRFFERQEIKDAMSYLRLMANHDDDAAFERVVNTPTRGIGDRTLDIMRSTARQHQLTLWQAAGQLLEQKVLSGRAATAVRSFMDLIVGLAHDTDEMALYRKTDHVIQASGLKTMYEQEKGEKAQSRVENLDELVTAARTFEVPEELLDMGELNAFLSHAALEAGEGQADEHTDAVQLMTLHSAKGLEFPVVFMAGVEEGIFPSQLTLEEGDRLEEERRLCYVGMTRAMAQLYITYAESRRIYGRENYARPSRFIKEIPPQCMTEVRLKAQVSTPVFNTRFSRSQQFDDSGFHHGQRVFHAKFGDGTVTNSEGSGPQARVQVNFDDFGSKWLVVAYAKLQPR; from the coding sequence ATGGATGTTTCATACCTGTTGGATGGCTTGAATGACCGACAGCGCGAAGCGGTGGCTGCATCACAGTCGAGTATGTTGGTACTGGCCGGGGCTGGCAGTGGCAAAACGCGGGTGTTAACCCATCGTATTGCGTGGTTGATGCAGGTAGAAAACCAGAGCCCCTATTCCATTATGGCGGTGACCTTTACCAATAAGGCCGCCACAGAAATGCGTGAACGGGTTGAGCGGCTCATTGGCCACAACATGAATCGGATGTGGATCGGTACTTTCCATGGGCTGGCGCACCGTCTGTTACGTACCCATTGGCAGGAAGCAAATCTGCCGCAGAACTTTCAGATCCTTGATGGCGAAGATCAGCACCGCCTGATCAAGCGCATCATTAAAAGTCTTAATCTCGACGAAAAACAGTATCCACCACGGATGGTGCAGGGTTATATCAACGGTAAAAAGGACGAAGGATTAAGACCTTCAGCGATCGATGCCGGGCCGTTTCCATTAGAGCAAAAACTGCTGGAGCTGTACCGTGTCTATCAGGAATCCTGCGATCGCGCCGGCTTGGTGGATTTTGCCGAAATTCTGCTGCGGGCACACGAGTTATGGCTCAATAAGCCGCATCTGCTGGCGCATTATCAGGAGCGGTTCCGTAATATTCTGGTGGATGAGTTTCAGGACACCAATGCCATTCAATATGCCTGGATCCGCTTGCTGGCCGGCAATACTGGTCACGTCATGATTGTCGGCGACGATGATCAGTCGATTTATGGTTGGCGTGGCGCACAGGTAGAAAACCTGCACCGTTTCCTCAAAGACTTTCCGAATGCGGAAACTATTCGTCTGGAACAGAACTATCGTTCCACTGGTAATATTCTGAAAGCCGCTAACGAATTAATCGCCAATAATCCAGGGCGTCTCGGCAAAGATCTGTGGACCGAAGATGCGGAAGGCGAGCCTATCTCGGTCTACTGCGCATTTAATGAATTAGATGAAGCCCGCTTTATCGTCGGCCGTATTGCTGATTGGCAGGAAAAAGGCGGCAATTTAGCCGACTGCGCCATTCTTTATCGATCTAATGCCCAGTCGCGGGTATTGGAAGAGGCGTTACTGCATAAAGGCTTGGCTTATCGCATTTATGGCGGCTTACGCTTCTTTGAACGCCAGGAAATCAAGGATGCCATGAGTTATCTGCGCTTGATGGCGAACCATGATGATGATGCTGCGTTTGAACGGGTGGTCAATACACCAACGCGGGGCATTGGTGACCGCACGCTGGACATTATGCGCAGCACTGCGCGTCAGCATCAACTGACTTTGTGGCAGGCGGCCGGGCAGTTACTGGAACAAAAGGTGCTGAGTGGCCGCGCAGCGACGGCTGTCAGAAGTTTTATGGATCTGATTGTCGGTCTGGCGCATGACACTGATGAAATGGCCTTGTATCGCAAGACCGACCATGTGATCCAGGCGTCTGGCCTGAAAACCATGTATGAACAGGAAAAAGGCGAAAAAGCACAAAGCCGGGTAGAAAACCTCGACGAATTGGTCACTGCCGCACGCACCTTTGAGGTGCCGGAAGAACTGTTGGATATGGGAGAACTCAACGCCTTTTTATCCCATGCGGCGCTGGAAGCCGGAGAGGGGCAGGCCGATGAGCATACTGATGCGGTGCAACTGATGACGTTGCACTCCGCTAAAGGGCTGGAATTTCCCGTGGTGTTTATGGCCGGGGTCGAAGAAGGGATTTTCCCTAGTCAACTTACCTTAGAAGAAGGCGATCGTCTCGAAGAGGAACGCCGGCTGTGTTATGTCGGGATGACCCGGGCGATGGCACAACTCTATATCACCTATGCTGAATCACGACGAATTTATGGTCGGGAAAATTACGCCAGACCTTCGCGGTTTATTAAAGAGATCCCACCGCAATGTATGACTGAAGTCAGGCTCAAGGCACAGGTATCCACGCCGGTGTTTAATACCCGTTTCAGCCGCAGCCAGCAGTTTGACGACAGTGGCTTTCATCATGGGCAACGAGTTTTTCATGCTAAATTTGGTGACGGCACGGTCACCAACAGTGAAGGCAGTGGCCCCCAGGCGCGGGTGCAGGTAAATTTTGATGATTTTGGCAGCAAGTGGCTGGTAGTGGCCTACGCTAAATTACAACCGCGGTAA
- a CDS encoding RidA family protein, which translates to MPIQRINPCKRWSDVTIYNGIAHFVEVAESEPLGDIREQVTEILAQADNKLQLIGSDRSQVLSVTIYLTDFANAAVLNELWEAWFPEGCAPSRACVKVELADPQYLVEMAFVAAAP; encoded by the coding sequence ATGCCTATTCAGCGAATTAATCCCTGCAAACGTTGGTCAGATGTAACCATTTACAATGGCATTGCCCACTTTGTCGAAGTTGCCGAGAGCGAGCCGTTAGGCGACATCCGCGAGCAAGTGACTGAGATTCTGGCTCAGGCGGATAACAAACTGCAGCTTATTGGCAGCGACCGGAGTCAGGTGTTATCGGTGACGATTTATCTCACGGATTTTGCCAACGCTGCCGTATTGAATGAGCTGTGGGAGGCCTGGTTTCCAGAGGGCTGTGCTCCTAGCCGCGCCTGTGTGAAAGTCGAACTGGCCGATCCCCAGTATCTGGTGGAAATGGCCTTTGTTGCTGCTGCACCTTAA
- a CDS encoding nucleoside triphosphate pyrophosphohydrolase family protein has translation MKLTLLTQSLYDKLYRDIREFRQTFDLPVAMPESLDDKQDQLHTSLISEELTELAEATDKVAQADAIVDSVYVLMGRLVHLGATALEQRLEISYLVDLLLQVANNRGIDFVPCWDEVHSSNMSKVCRTEQELAETIAHYAEQGIEISGSRNGDYLIAKCAKDVVMAGKTVRRGKVLKSVYYRPADLRSLLS, from the coding sequence ATGAAGCTAACCCTGTTGACCCAGTCGCTGTACGACAAACTTTATCGCGATATCCGCGAGTTTCGCCAAACCTTTGACCTGCCGGTGGCAATGCCTGAGTCTTTGGATGACAAACAAGACCAGTTACATACCTCATTGATCAGCGAAGAATTAACGGAGCTGGCCGAGGCGACAGATAAAGTAGCGCAAGCCGATGCAATCGTTGACAGTGTTTATGTACTGATGGGACGGCTGGTGCATCTGGGTGCCACCGCACTGGAGCAACGGCTGGAGATCAGTTATCTGGTGGATCTGCTGCTCCAAGTGGCCAACAACCGTGGTATCGACTTTGTGCCCTGCTGGGATGAAGTGCATAGCAGCAATATGAGCAAAGTCTGTCGCACCGAGCAAGAACTTGCAGAGACTATCGCCCATTATGCCGAACAAGGGATCGAGATCAGTGGTAGCCGCAACGGGGACTACCTGATCGCCAAATGCGCCAAAGACGTAGTCATGGCCGGAAAGACAGTGCGCCGCGGCAAGGTCTTGAAATCTGTCTACTACCGCCCGGCAGATCTGCGGTCACTGCTTAGTTAG
- a CDS encoding YciI family protein yields the protein MFVVSLTYTCELSEIEKYLAAHIAYLEQQYAAGHFLASGRKVPRIGGVILAQADSKAQLMQILALDPFKQQQLADYDVIEFIPSKTADALAFLKQ from the coding sequence ATGTTTGTCGTATCGTTAACTTATACCTGTGAACTTAGTGAGATAGAAAAATATCTTGCGGCCCATATCGCTTATCTGGAACAGCAGTATGCGGCGGGCCATTTCCTGGCTTCTGGTCGCAAAGTGCCGCGTATTGGAGGGGTGATTTTGGCGCAAGCTGATAGCAAAGCGCAGTTGATGCAGATCCTGGCGCTGGATCCTTTTAAGCAGCAGCAACTGGCGGATTATGATGTGATTGAATTTATTCCCAGTAAAACCGCGGATGCTTTGGCATTTCTAAAGCAGTAA
- a CDS encoding NAD(P)H-dependent flavin oxidoreductase → MQLLDVKWPLIQAPMAGAQGIELAIAVATAGALGSLPCAMLNAAQIQQAVTQFRQRVNAPINLNFFCHKSPATQPQQLQQWQQQLQPYYQELSATSVHNVAERRPFDAAMAEAIAPLRPEVVSFHFGLPALSLLQQVKSWGGKVIASATTVAEGLWLQAQGVDAVIAQGLEAGGHRGHFLNDDLSLQLGIFALLPQLVAALNVPVIAAGGMVDATTIAAAMKLGAAGVQVGTAYLLCPEATISQLHRQALADSQRNPHTALTRVFSGRPARGIVNRLMQEQADAAIPDFPLAANAIAPLRRAAEQQGNSDFSPLWCGQNASGCRAIPAEALTRQLVSGFQR, encoded by the coding sequence ATGCAGTTATTAGACGTTAAATGGCCGTTAATTCAGGCGCCGATGGCGGGGGCTCAAGGCATAGAACTGGCCATCGCTGTAGCGACTGCCGGAGCGCTCGGTTCCTTGCCGTGTGCCATGTTAAACGCGGCACAGATCCAGCAAGCGGTTACTCAGTTCCGTCAGCGTGTTAATGCGCCCATCAATCTCAACTTTTTCTGTCACAAGTCCCCGGCTACACAACCTCAACAGCTGCAACAGTGGCAGCAACAACTGCAACCTTACTATCAGGAATTGTCAGCAACATCAGTGCACAATGTTGCTGAGCGTCGGCCATTTGATGCCGCCATGGCAGAGGCCATTGCGCCACTGCGGCCAGAAGTGGTCAGTTTTCATTTTGGTTTACCAGCGCTTTCATTGTTGCAACAGGTAAAATCCTGGGGCGGCAAAGTGATCGCCAGTGCCACCACCGTAGCAGAAGGGTTATGGTTACAGGCTCAGGGGGTGGATGCCGTCATTGCGCAGGGACTGGAAGCCGGTGGTCATCGCGGCCATTTTCTCAATGATGATCTGTCGCTGCAGCTGGGTATTTTCGCGTTATTACCGCAATTGGTGGCTGCATTGAACGTGCCGGTGATTGCTGCTGGTGGCATGGTCGATGCGACAACGATTGCGGCTGCCATGAAGCTCGGCGCCGCGGGTGTGCAGGTAGGAACGGCCTATCTGTTATGCCCGGAAGCCACGATCAGTCAGCTGCATCGTCAGGCATTGGCAGACTCACAACGCAACCCACATACGGCGCTTACGCGAGTGTTTAGTGGCCGCCCGGCCCGAGGCATTGTCAACCGCTTGATGCAAGAGCAGGCTGATGCTGCAATTCCGGATTTTCCGTTGGCGGCCAATGCTATTGCGCCATTACGCCGTGCGGCAGAACAACAAGGCAATAGCGATTTCAGCCCGTTATGGTGTGGTCAGAATGCCAGTGGCTGTCGGGCAATTCCGGCTGAAGCACTCACCCGCCAGCTAGTGAGCGGATTTCAGCGATAA
- a CDS encoding glutamate-5-semialdehyde dehydrogenase has product MSLITELAQAARKASRKLATLDTDSKNQVLSAMSDALRANQESILAANARDLQAARANSLSEAMLDRLALTPARINAMADGIDTIVSLADPVGQRRELGTRPNGIKVSKLRVPLGVVCMIYEARPNVTADAGALCFKSGNAVILRGGKEALGSSMAIADVLQQVLRLFNLPEALITVVPDPDRALMLELLQQRDDIDLVIPRGGEGLINFVTDNSKIPVIQHFKGVCHLYVDRSADVEKALNLLLNGKTQRTGVCNALEGLLVHKDIAPVWLPIAAQALADKGVKINCDAASAAYFEQATVLAEHQFGEEYLRLEIAIRQVDCLDGAMDHIARFGSHHTEVICTEDLQAAARFQQGVDAAVVMANASSRFSDGSELGLGAEIGIATTKLHAYGPMGLDALTTEKYLVNGAGQVRA; this is encoded by the coding sequence ATGAGTCTGATAACTGAATTAGCTCAAGCTGCCCGTAAAGCTTCGCGTAAATTGGCAACGCTGGACACTGACAGCAAAAACCAGGTATTGAGCGCCATGAGTGACGCGCTCCGGGCCAATCAGGAGAGTATCCTTGCGGCTAACGCCCGGGATCTGCAAGCGGCCAGAGCCAACAGCCTGAGCGAGGCCATGCTCGACCGACTGGCATTGACACCAGCGCGTATCAACGCCATGGCGGACGGGATCGATACTATCGTCAGCCTCGCAGATCCGGTAGGCCAACGGCGCGAACTGGGTACTCGGCCAAATGGCATCAAAGTCAGCAAGTTACGAGTGCCACTAGGCGTAGTCTGTATGATTTATGAAGCGCGGCCAAATGTCACCGCCGATGCTGGTGCCTTGTGTTTTAAATCCGGTAATGCAGTGATCCTGCGTGGCGGCAAAGAAGCGCTCGGCTCCAGTATGGCGATTGCTGACGTGCTGCAGCAGGTGCTCCGATTGTTCAATCTGCCAGAAGCGTTGATAACAGTCGTGCCTGATCCGGACCGAGCGTTAATGCTGGAGTTACTGCAACAACGGGATGACATTGACTTAGTCATTCCCCGCGGTGGCGAAGGCCTGATTAACTTCGTCACTGACAACAGCAAAATTCCGGTGATCCAGCATTTTAAAGGGGTTTGTCATCTGTATGTGGATCGTTCCGCCGACGTGGAAAAAGCCCTGAATCTGCTACTCAATGGCAAAACTCAGCGCACCGGCGTGTGTAACGCGCTGGAAGGCTTACTGGTGCATAAAGATATTGCTCCGGTCTGGCTACCGATTGCGGCACAGGCACTGGCAGACAAAGGGGTTAAGATCAATTGCGATGCTGCATCTGCCGCCTATTTTGAGCAGGCGACCGTGCTGGCAGAACACCAGTTTGGTGAAGAATACCTTCGACTGGAAATTGCCATTCGCCAGGTAGACTGTCTCGACGGAGCGATGGATCATATCGCCCGCTTTGGTAGCCATCACACCGAAGTGATCTGCACGGAGGATCTGCAAGCCGCCGCCAGATTCCAACAAGGCGTGGATGCTGCGGTAGTGATGGCCAATGCCTCTTCTCGTTTCAGTGATGGCAGCGAGTTAGGACTCGGCGCCGAAATTGGTATTGCGACCACCAAGCTGCATGCCTACGGCCCCATGGGGCTGGATGCACTGACGACGGAGAAATACCTGGTGAATGGCGCAGGGCAAGTACGCGCCTGA